The following coding sequences are from one Lipingzhangella halophila window:
- a CDS encoding NUDIX hydrolase, producing the protein MSGAGPPAASPGRRVRRASAHALGRTPDRQAALGHRPSGQARLPGARVLFGADPAGVARAAAGLASTTPLAPYALRTELVTGTDAAGPVHLHIDRIYYTYPAQPAHPAGPGACDTAQTMPLDQALLLPAAPPPAELLPEEPERPQASLRRLGAYGIVTDPAGRILLTRIAEGFPGAGCWHLPGGGVDHGEEIHAALRRELHEETGQRGRVGEIIAITHHHRGGQVGPESQATDIYAIWVFFHVHVPHPGTPHVTEFAGSTDDCSWFTPEDLPHIRLSSTARRGLTALTAPGPR; encoded by the coding sequence GTGAGTGGAGCCGGCCCCCCGGCAGCCAGCCCGGGCCGGCGTGTGCGGCGGGCCAGCGCCCACGCACTGGGCCGCACCCCCGACAGGCAGGCCGCGCTGGGCCACCGCCCCAGTGGCCAGGCGAGACTGCCCGGTGCCCGGGTGCTCTTCGGCGCGGACCCCGCCGGTGTCGCGCGCGCCGCGGCCGGCCTGGCATCCACCACCCCACTGGCTCCCTACGCCCTGCGCACCGAACTCGTCACCGGAACCGACGCGGCCGGCCCCGTTCACCTGCACATCGACCGGATCTACTACACCTACCCCGCCCAGCCGGCCCACCCGGCCGGCCCGGGTGCGTGCGACACTGCCCAGACCATGCCGTTGGACCAGGCGTTGCTCCTGCCCGCCGCGCCCCCGCCGGCCGAGCTGCTGCCCGAGGAACCCGAGCGGCCCCAGGCGTCGCTGCGCCGGCTCGGGGCCTACGGCATCGTCACCGACCCGGCCGGCCGTATCCTGCTCACCCGGATCGCCGAGGGGTTTCCCGGCGCCGGGTGCTGGCACCTTCCGGGCGGCGGGGTCGACCACGGCGAGGAGATCCACGCGGCACTGCGCCGCGAGCTGCACGAGGAAACCGGCCAACGCGGCCGGGTGGGTGAGATCATCGCGATCACCCACCACCACCGGGGCGGCCAGGTCGGCCCGGAGAGCCAGGCCACCGACATCTACGCGATCTGGGTGTTCTTCCACGTCCATGTGCCCCACCCGGGCACGCCCCACGTAACCGAGTTCGCCGGCTCCACCGACGACTGCTCCTGGTTCACCCCCGAGGACCTGCCCCACATCAGGTTGTCCAGCACTGCCCGGCGCGGGTTGACTGCCCTGACCGCGCCCGGGCCCCGCTGA